A region from the Musa acuminata AAA Group cultivar baxijiao chromosome BXJ1-10, Cavendish_Baxijiao_AAA, whole genome shotgun sequence genome encodes:
- the LOC103969500 gene encoding uncharacterized protein LOC103969500, with protein MSRCFPYPPPGFEKKTNDHVGLLAEEKHRKKHKKEKRDKEKREGKEKKDKDRIKDKHKEEKDRKGKQKDKKKDEGTDKSRIPYDRSDKKIVSLHEDTFGECSQKSEEIKHYRFTEELDRRIKDEEKVATNRKIENFSNPIAKGIGSLGAAALVKERAASDKTIPPSMGASQRRNDGLERPAGKYIVSTQRRNEGLVSAGAVPKERTTSDKLVPEVASTGQRGNGGRALPVEKPVGSVQRRFEDPSPANCLENDNYKSNEVASCSSSVVRRTTNGMGRQAQIFSTNKNVDSIGLATKMDDRRESNKIIQNHDLMEQRRIDGMDRSVEKGADNRTEEGKAKNKEREADDRKEERHRDGDHDQKKIKDKDTHKGKKKEKAKIKERGEQKHKKQNEPQDGRKKDQLDSHNLEPLAPQTDDAKNYLINDNVKKRKEIHTNGFHNENNLLPNKFPRANTSSHLCEENGWAPDSSHVATAYPSVKPEAINTMLIGKPVDIKEQIKNGITKVQPSSIGFTQTVAAESGATSKICTSPHPDSMYLNQLYSIPKVDEWPEHDDQEWLFSSCHHLQQPKPKLETNEEPQVWSEALRIKSEDVVALPYVIPF; from the exons ATGTCTCGCTGCTTCCCCTATCCTCCACCAGGATTTGAAAAGAAGACGAACGACCACGTAGGCTTACTAGCTGAG GAGAAGCACAGAAAGAagcataaaaaggagaagagggacaaagaaaagagagaaggcAAAGAGAAAAAAGACAAAGATCGAATTAAAGATAAACACAAGGAGGAAAAAGatcgaaaaggaaagcagaaagacaAGAAGAAGGATGAGGGCACGGATAAGAGCAGGATACCATATGATAGGTCTGACAAAAAGATCGTCTCTCTCCATGAAGACACATTTGGAGAGTGCAGCCAGAAGAGTGAGGAAATTAAACATTATAGATTTACTGAGGAGTTGGACAGGAGGATCAAAGATGAAGAGAAGGTGGCAACAAATAGAAAGATTGAGAACTTCAGTAATCCAATTGCAAAAGGCATTGGTAGCTTGGGTGCTGCTGCATTGGTTAAGGAAAGAGCTGCGAGTGATAAAACCATTCCACCTTCCATGGGTGCTTCACAAAGGAGAAATGATGGTTTGGAAAGACCAGCTGGCAAATATATTGTTTCAACTCAAAGAAGAAATGAGGGGCTGGTTTCTGCAGGTGCGGTGCCGAAGGAAAGAACTACAAGTGACAAGTTGGTCCCAGAAGTTGCTAGCACAGGGCAACGAGGGAATGGTGGTAGGGCATTACCAGTGGAGAAACCAGTTGGTTCTGTTCAAAGAAGATTTGAGGACCCATCCCCTGCAAATTGTTTGGAAAATGATAATTACAAGAGTAACGAAGTTGCCTCATGTTCTAGTAGTGTGGTGCGGAGAACAACTAATGGAATGGGCCGACAAGCACAAATCTTTTCCACTAATAAAAATGTTGACTCTATTGGCCTTGCAACTAAGATGGATGACCGAAGAGAATCTAACAAAATCATTCAAAACCATGACCTTATGGAGCAAAGAAGAATTGATGGGATGGACCGATCAGTGGAGAAGGGTGCAGACAACAGGACGGAGGAGGGGAAAGCGAAGAATAAGGAGAGGGAAGCTGATGATAGGAAAGAAGAGAGACACAGGGATGGGGATCATGATCAGAAGAAGATCAAGGATAAAGATACacataaagggaaaaagaaagaaaaggcgaAAATAAAAGAGAGAGGCGAACAGAAACATAAAAAACAAAATGAGCCCCAAGATGGCAGGAAGAAGGATCAGTTAGATAGTCACAATCTAGAGCCTTTAGCCCCTCAGACAGATGATGCAAAGAATTACCTTATCAATGACAATgtcaagaagagaaaggaaattcATACAAATGGCTTTCACAACG AGAATAATTTGCTACCTAACAAGTTTCCGAGAGCAAACACTTCCTCTCACCTTTGTGAAGAGAATGGGTGGGCACCGGATTCGTCCCATGTTGCTACAGCATACCCTTCAGTAAAACCTGAAGCCATAAACACCATGCTCATAGGAAAACCTGTAGATATTAAGGAACAGATAAAAAATGGTATCACAAAAGTTCAGCCATCATCCATTGGCTTTACGCAAACGGTTGCTGCAGAAAGTGGTGCAACTAGTAAAATTTGTACAAGTCCTCACCCGGATTCCATGTATCTCAACCAACTATACTCCATTCCCAAAGTGGATGAATGGCCTGAGCATGACGACCAAGAGTGGCTTTTCAGCAGTTGTCACCATCTGCAACAGCCAAAACCGAAGCTGGAGACCAATGAAGAACCCCAGGTTTGGTCTGAGGCATTAAGAATCAAGTCAGAGGATGTTGTTGCCCTGCCTTATGTCATTCCTTTCTGA
- the LOC103969984 gene encoding pentatricopeptide repeat-containing protein At2g33760-like has protein sequence MLPSTIAGPATLTGFSNSPRLLRRPIASLPLPSPLPFSLTGNASFPTPVFPSSPQPSPEDATSAFVRFLRASSRSVKSLLDAGLLHSVAVKAGLGQDDRVRTGLLSLYCRCGCVDLAGKLFDEIRERDVLAWTLLISGRARAGQYREGLEMFAAMIAEGPLPNRFTLSCVLKCCVGCGDPGAGKSVHGWVLRNGTEFDVVLLNSILDFYAKCGAFACTKNLFRTMNEKDAISWNIMIGAYLRQGDIDGSMELFRTSPYQDVSSWNTIISGQMEHGLHAIALQILHTMVDMGPRFNQFTFSTALVIASRLTMLDLGKQLHCQILRTGHVGDVFVRSSLIDMYSKCGDMHASSFVFSGSSEHTDGTVTESISFSAMVAGYVQNGMGEGALELLRDMFQQGVKVDQFTLTSAAAACSDAGILEQGKQVHCCVEKLGHVYDVFLSSAITDMYAKCGSLEDARKAFDNSRVTNVVLWTSIIGSYASHGRAAEAIHLFEQMSEEKIVPNEISFVHVLSACAHTGLVGKGHAYFKSMQEDHGIAPSVEHYTCMVDLLGRAGLLDRAKDFIHEKGISNYPVVWTALLSACRVHNDVEMASWISEQLVQLEPCDSGHYILLSNMHASRRKWEEASKLRRMMHEKGVRKRPGQSWIQIRNKVHTFIVGDKSHPEAAEIYSYLESLIGRLKEMGYASRTDLVLHDVEEEQRESILNFHSEKLAVAYGIMSTPKGIPIRVMKNLRVCADCHEAIKYISQATCREIILRDAYRFHHFSNGKCSCGDYW, from the coding sequence ATGCTGCCAAGTACGATTGCTGGCCCGGCGACTCTGACCGGCTTCTCGAATTCGCCGCGCCTCCTCCGCCGCCCCATCGCCTCCCTCCCTCTTCCATCCCCACTTCCCTTCTCGCTCACAGGCAATGCATCCTTTCCGACTCCTGTCTTCCCGTCTTCTCCGCAGCCTTCTCCGGAAGACGCTACCTCAGCCTTCGTCCGCTTTCTCAGGGCCTCCTCAAGATCCGTTAAGTCGCTCCTCGACGCTGGCCTCCTCCACTCGGTTGCAGTCAAGGCCGGTCTCGGCCAGGACGACCGAGTGCGCACCGGCCTTCTCAGCCTCTATTGCAGGTGCGGCTGTGTGGACCTCGCGGGCAAGCTGTTCGACGAAATCCGCGAGAGAGATGTGCTCGCGTGGACCCTTCTGATCTCTGGCCGCGCTCGGGCCGGGCAGTATCGGGAGGGGCTAGAGATGTTCGCCGCGATGATCGCCGAGGGGCCTCTGCCGAACCGCTTTACCCTGTCTTGTGTTCTGAAGTGCTGCGTGGGTTGTGGTGATCCTGGAGCGGGCAAGAGCGTCCATGGATGGGTTCTAAGAAACGGGACTGAGTTCGACGTTGTCTTGCTCAACTCAATCCTCGATTTCTATGCAAAATGTGGTGCCTTTGCATGCACGAAGAATCTTTTCCGAACGATGAACGAGAAGGATGCGATCTCATGGAATATTATGATCGGCGCGTACCTGCGTCAGGGTGATATCGATGGATCGATGGAGTTGTTTAGGACATCACCCTATCAGGACGTATCAAGTTGGAATACGATCATTAGTGGGCAAATGGAACATGGTCTTCATGCAATAGCCCTTCAAATTCTCCATACAATGGTGGATATGGGACCTCGGTTCAATCAGTTTACCTTTTCCACGGCTTTGGTGATAGCCAGTAGATTAACTATGCTGGATTTGGGGAAGCAGCTTCACTGTCAGATACTAAGAACTGGGCATGTAGGCGAtgtgttcgtcagaagttcactgATAGATATGTACTCTAAATGTGGGGATATGCACGCCTCGTCCTTCGTTTTCAGTGGCTCATCAGAACATACAGATGGAACAGTGACAGAAAGCATTTCCTTCAGTGCCATGGTTGCTGGGTATGTCCAAAATGGCATGGGCGAAGGAGCTCTGGAGCTGCTACGCGACATGTTTCAGCAAGGGGTGAAGGTGGATCAGTTCACTCTAACCAGTGCCGCTGCAGCGTGTTCTGATGCCGGGATCCTAGAGCAAGGCAAGCAGGTACACTGCTGTGTTGAAAAACTAGGCCATGTGTATGATGTTTTCCTCTCATCTGCAATCACTGATATGTATGCAAAGTGTGGCAGCTTGGAGGACGCCCGAAAAGCTTTTGACAACTCTCGTGTCACCAACGTTGTACTGTGGACTTCAATCATCGGTTCTTACGCTTCACATGGTCGGGCGGCAGAGGCTATTCATCTGTTCGAACAGATGTCAGAGGAGAAGATTGTTCCAAACGAGATAAGCTTTGTGCATGTTTTATCAGCTTGTGCCCATACCGGACTGGTTGGGAAAGGCCATGCATACTTTAAATCAATGCAAGAGGATCACGGCATAGCTCCGAGCGTCGAGCACTATACATGTATGGTTGATCTCCTCGGTCGAGCTGGTTTACTCGACAGGGCAAAGGATTTCATACATGAAAAAGGCATCAGCAATTATCCTGTTGTGTGGACAGCACTGTTATCAGCTTGTCGAGTTCATAATGATGTGGAAATGGCGTCTTGGATCTCTGAGCAACTAGTTCAACTTGAACCTTGTGACTCTGGCCACTACATTTTGCTATCTAATATGCATGCTTCCAGAAGGAAATGGGAGGAGGCCTCAAAACTTAGGAGGATGATGCACGAAAAAGGTGTGAGAAAAAGGCCGGGGCAATCTTGGATTCAGATAAGGAACAAGGTACATACATTTATTGTAGGAGACAAGTCACATCCTGAAGCAGCTGAGATATACTCATACTTGGAGAGCTTGATTGGGAGACTGAAGGAAATGGGATATGCCAGTAGAACAGATTTGGTTCTTCATGATGTGGAGGAAGAACAGAGAGAATCCATCCTGAACTTTCACAGTGAGAAGCTTGCTGTTGCTTATGGGATCATGAGTACTCCAAAAGGAATACCTATTAGGGTTATGAAAAATCTACGTGTTTGTGCAGACTGTCATGAAGCTATCAAATATATTAGTCAGGCTACATGCAGGGAAATAA